CGGCAGGGCTGCGGCAGCGAAAGCATCGCAATAGAGGCTTGCACTTTACGTAAACGTAAATACATTCACGGCAACATCTTATGCATTTGGCGATGCGCCGGAGCGCCCCCATGGAGAGGGAATGAACATGGAAGCCTATATTTACGACGCCGTCAGGACGCCCCGTGGCCGGGGCAAGGCGGACGGGTCGCTGCACGAAATCACCCCCATCCAACTGGCGACTCAGGTGCTGGAAGCTGTGCGCGACCGCAACCAGATCGACACCGCCGATGTCGATGACGTGATCCTGGGCTGCGTCAGCCCGGTCGGCGAACAGGGCGCGGACATTGCCCGCGTCGCGGTGCTGAACGCCGACTATGCGCAGACCGTGCCGGGCGTGCAGATCAACCGTTTCTGCGCGTCGGGTTTGGAAGCGGTGAACATGGCCGCCGCAAAAGTCTATTCGGGCGAGGCGATGTTCGCGATCGGCGGCGGCGTCGAGTCCATGAGCCGCGTGCCGATGGCGTCGGACGGCGGCGCCTGGGCGATGGACCCGGCGGTTGCCTACAAGACCTATTTCGCGCCGCAGGGCATCGGCGCGGACGTGATCGCCACCAAGTTCGGCATCAGCCGCGATGACGTGGACGCTTATGCCGTGGAGAGCCAGCGCCGCGCCAAGCAGGCCTGGGACGAAGGCCGCTTCAAAAAGTCGATCCTCCCGGTGAAGGATGTGATTGGCCAGCCCGTGCTGAACCATGACGAACATATGCGCCCCGACGCAACGATGCAGTCGCTTGGGTCGCTCAAGCCCAGCTTCGCTGCGCTGGGCGAGGATATGCCCGGCTTCGACACCGTAGCCCTGCTCCGTTACCCGGAGCTGGAGAAGGTCAACCATGTCCACCATGCCGGCAACAGCAGCGGCATCGTCGATGGCGCCGCCGCCGTGCTGGTCGGCAGCAAGGCGATGGGCGAGAAATATGGGCTGAAGCCCCGCGCCCGTATCAAGGCGATGGCCTCGATCGGGTCGGAACCGCTCATCATGCTGACCGGCCCGGAATTCGTCGCGGGCAAGCTGCTGTCGCGCGCGGGCATGACCACCGCCGACATCGACCTGTGGGAACTGAACGAAGCCTTCGCATCGGTGGTGCTACGCTACATGCAGGCGATGGACCTGGATCACAGCAAGATCAACGTCAATGGCGGCGCGATCGCCATGGGCCATCCGCTGGGCGCGACCGGCGCGATGGTGCTGGGCACGGCGCTGGACGAGCTGGAGCGATCGGGCAAGGGCACGGCGCTCATCAACCTGTGCGTTGGCGCGGGCATGGGCACCGGGATCATCATAGAGCGTATCTAATTCCCATTTCCCGTTCGGGCTGAGCCTGTCGAAGCCCCTTCCTTCTTCAAAGAAAGAGAAGCCCTTCGACAGGCTCAGGGCGAACGGAGAGTAAAGGCAAAGCCATGAACACTATTCGCTTCGACATAGACGCCGACGGCATCGCCACCCTGACCATCGACGTGCCGGACCAGTCGATGAACGTCATCGGCCCGGATTTCCTGGCCGATCTGGATGCCGCGATCACGCGCATCGCGTCGGAAGAGGCCATCAAGGGCGCGGTGATCGGGTCGGGCAAGGACAGCGGCTTCATGGCCGGGATGGACCTGAAATATTTCGCCTCCATGCTGGGCACCGCCGATGGATCGCGCCCTGCCCCCGCCGCCATCTTCGACAAAGTATTCGTGCTGAACGGCCTGTTCCGTCGCCTTGAAACCAGCGGCAAGCCGGTTGCCTGCGCGATCGAGGGCACCTGCGTCGGCGGCGGTTTCGAACTGGCGCTGGCCTGTCACCGCCGCATCGTCGGCGACAGCCCGAAGACCCAGCTTGGCCTGCCCGAAATCCTGATCGGCCTCTTCCCCGGCGGTGGCGGGTCACAGCGCCTGCCGCGCGTCATGGGCGTGCAGGCGTCGCTGATGTACATGTTGCAGGGCAAGCTGTTCCGTCCCGCCGAAGCCGCAATGCTCAAGGTCGTGGACCAGGTCGTACCGCAGGGCACGGCGGTCGCGGCGGCGAAGCTATGGGTGAAGGCCAATCCTAGCGCCAATACCCAGCCCTGGGACGTGAAGGGGTTCAAGGTGCCCGGCGGCGCGGGTGGCTTCAACCCCGGCTTCGTCCAGACCATGGCCGCCGCCCTGCCGATGACGCTGAAGCAGACCCAGCGCAA
This genomic stretch from Sphingobium sp. BYY-5 harbors:
- a CDS encoding acetyl-CoA C-acetyltransferase — protein: MEAYIYDAVRTPRGRGKADGSLHEITPIQLATQVLEAVRDRNQIDTADVDDVILGCVSPVGEQGADIARVAVLNADYAQTVPGVQINRFCASGLEAVNMAAAKVYSGEAMFAIGGGVESMSRVPMASDGGAWAMDPAVAYKTYFAPQGIGADVIATKFGISRDDVDAYAVESQRRAKQAWDEGRFKKSILPVKDVIGQPVLNHDEHMRPDATMQSLGSLKPSFAALGEDMPGFDTVALLRYPELEKVNHVHHAGNSSGIVDGAAAVLVGSKAMGEKYGLKPRARIKAMASIGSEPLIMLTGPEFVAGKLLSRAGMTTADIDLWELNEAFASVVLRYMQAMDLDHSKINVNGGAIAMGHPLGATGAMVLGTALDELERSGKGTALINLCVGAGMGTGIIIERI